One window of Nocardioides dongkuii genomic DNA carries:
- the tmk gene encoding dTMP kinase, which yields MTRTGGTTTAGTYAETGVFVCFEGGEGSGKSTQSRLLREALEAAGHTVLLTFEPGDTPVGRTLREIVLSPETGALSDRTESLLYAADKAEHVDTVVRPALERGEVVVTDRYVDSALAYQGAGRSLDVAEVEQVMRWATGDLRPHLTVVLDLEPTAGLGRFEGRDRIEGESLEFHQRVREAFAAMAAADPDHYLVLDARAAVDEIAAAVLDRVRPLLDRAAVAS from the coding sequence GTGACGAGGACGGGCGGGACCACGACGGCCGGGACGTACGCCGAGACCGGGGTCTTCGTGTGCTTCGAGGGCGGCGAGGGGTCGGGCAAGTCCACCCAGTCCCGGCTGCTGCGGGAGGCGCTGGAGGCGGCGGGCCACACCGTCCTGCTCACCTTCGAGCCCGGTGACACCCCCGTCGGGCGGACCCTGCGCGAGATCGTGCTCAGCCCCGAGACCGGGGCGCTGTCGGACCGCACCGAGTCGCTGCTCTACGCCGCCGACAAGGCCGAGCACGTCGACACCGTCGTGCGGCCCGCGCTGGAGCGCGGCGAGGTGGTCGTCACCGACCGGTACGTCGACTCCGCGCTCGCCTACCAGGGCGCCGGCCGGTCGCTCGACGTCGCCGAGGTCGAGCAGGTGATGCGCTGGGCGACCGGCGACCTGCGCCCCCACCTGACCGTCGTCCTCGACCTCGAGCCGACCGCCGGGCTGGGCCGCTTCGAGGGCCGCGACCGGATCGAGGGGGAGTCCCTGGAGTTCCACCAGCGGGTGCGCGAGGCGTTCGCCGCGATGGCGGCCGCCGACCCCGACCACTACCTCGTGCTCGACGCCCGGGCCGCCGTCGACGAGATCGCCGCCGCCGTGCTCGACCGGGTCCGCCCGCTCCTCGACCGCGCGGCGGTGGCCTCGTGA
- a CDS encoding DNA polymerase III subunit delta' codes for MTAAVGAGTVWEGLVGQRHAIEALRAAAGGHGMSHAWLFTGPPGSGRSNAAVAFAAALQCERSGVERGCGTCHACHTVLAGSHADVKRVSTEGLSLGVEFIRDLVRSAALSPAGRGWQVIVVEDADRLTERAVNALLKAIEEPAARTVWMLCAPTVEDVLPTIASRCRMVTLSTPSAADVAAFLARTEGVPDALASYAANASQGHIGRARALARDEATRNRRRDVVSIPASLTSLGRCMDAAKRLAEVTKEEADVVTGDLDAREKVDLDAAYGVVERGRRPREYAPALALLLKDQKSRAKRRQLDVVDRALMDLVSVYRDAIALATGAAGELVNGEIRADIEQVVATASPELNLRRIGWIFEAREQMLEFNVPVPLALESMMVALMAPDGSVR; via the coding sequence GTGACCGCCGCCGTGGGCGCCGGCACGGTCTGGGAGGGCCTGGTCGGCCAGCGGCACGCGATCGAGGCGCTGCGCGCCGCGGCCGGTGGCCACGGGATGAGCCACGCCTGGCTGTTCACCGGCCCGCCGGGATCGGGCCGCTCCAACGCCGCCGTGGCGTTCGCCGCGGCGCTGCAGTGCGAGCGCAGCGGGGTGGAGAGGGGCTGCGGCACCTGCCACGCCTGCCACACGGTGCTCGCCGGGTCCCACGCCGACGTCAAGCGGGTCAGCACCGAGGGCCTCTCGCTCGGCGTCGAGTTCATCCGCGACCTGGTGCGCTCGGCCGCGCTGAGCCCGGCCGGCCGCGGCTGGCAGGTGATCGTGGTCGAGGACGCCGACCGGCTGACCGAGCGGGCGGTCAACGCGCTGCTCAAGGCGATCGAGGAGCCCGCGGCGCGCACCGTGTGGATGCTCTGCGCCCCGACCGTCGAGGACGTGCTGCCGACGATCGCCTCGCGCTGCCGGATGGTCACCCTCAGCACCCCCTCGGCGGCCGACGTCGCGGCGTTCCTCGCCCGCACCGAGGGCGTGCCCGACGCGTTGGCGTCGTACGCCGCCAACGCCAGCCAGGGCCACATCGGCCGGGCCCGGGCGCTCGCCCGCGACGAGGCCACCCGCAACCGGCGTCGCGACGTGGTCTCGATCCCGGCGTCGCTCACCTCCCTGGGCCGGTGCATGGACGCCGCGAAGCGGCTGGCCGAGGTCACCAAGGAGGAGGCCGACGTCGTGACCGGCGACCTCGACGCGCGCGAGAAGGTCGACCTCGACGCGGCGTACGGCGTGGTCGAGCGCGGCCGGCGGCCCCGCGAGTACGCCCCCGCCCTGGCGCTGCTGCTCAAGGACCAGAAGTCGCGCGCCAAGCGCCGCCAGCTCGACGTCGTCGACCGGGCGCTGATGGACCTGGTCTCGGTCTACCGCGACGCCATCGCGCTCGCCACGGGCGCGGCCGGCGAGCTGGTCAACGGCGAGATCCGCGCCGACATCGAGCAGGTCGTCGCCACTGCGTCGCCCGAGCTGAACCTGCGCCGGATCGGCTGGATCTTCGAGGCGCGCGAGCAGATGCTGGAGTTCAACGTGCCGGTCCCCCTGGCCCTGGAGTCGATGATGGTGGCGCTGATGGCCCCCGACGGGAGCGTCCGGTGA
- a CDS encoding alpha/beta hydrolase, with amino-acid sequence MSPRTVRVVVLLIVLAMVLGALGVAIVGLTGGDDDPGRSAGSADARPEAAPPTPPPAGATDPPEPQLAPYYSQELSWEACGEADCATLTVPLDYADPDGATIDLALLRVPAADPDERIGSLVVNPGGPGAPGTDYAERSGESFRDPITDVFDVVGFDPRGTGESAPVDCLSDEELDEYLASDPAPDSPEEVEELVDQVTAFGEGCVERSGELAGHVSTVEAVRDMDVLRAALGEPELLYFGASYGTQLGATYAELFPDRVGRMVLDGAVDVSLTSREKSLQQAAGFETALRAYVEDCVAGGDCFLGDSVEEGLTRITDLLDEIDAEPLPTEDGRELEIGSAFYGLITPLYGRENWPLLDAGLEGALEGDGTVLMLLADFYASRESGRYLDNSAEAIFAINCLDDPASVPVADVPGEFAAFEEASPTLGRIFAWGLVGCAGFEPRSAEPPLTIRGEGAAPIVVVGTTRDPATPYVWAEALADQLASAVLVTREGDGHTGYNAGNACVDEAIEAYLIDGIVPEDGLRC; translated from the coding sequence GTGAGCCCCCGCACGGTGCGCGTGGTGGTGCTCCTCATCGTGCTGGCGATGGTGCTCGGCGCGCTCGGTGTGGCGATCGTCGGCCTGACCGGGGGCGACGACGACCCCGGCCGGTCCGCGGGGTCCGCCGACGCCCGGCCCGAGGCGGCCCCGCCCACGCCACCGCCGGCGGGGGCGACCGACCCGCCTGAGCCCCAGCTCGCGCCCTACTACTCCCAGGAGCTGTCCTGGGAGGCCTGCGGCGAGGCCGACTGCGCCACGCTCACCGTGCCGCTCGACTACGCCGACCCCGACGGGGCCACGATCGACCTCGCGCTGCTCCGGGTGCCCGCCGCCGACCCCGACGAGCGCATCGGGTCGCTCGTCGTGAACCCGGGCGGTCCCGGCGCGCCCGGCACCGACTACGCCGAGCGGTCCGGCGAGAGCTTCCGCGACCCGATCACCGACGTCTTCGACGTCGTCGGCTTCGACCCGCGCGGCACCGGCGAGAGCGCGCCCGTCGACTGCCTCTCCGACGAGGAGCTCGACGAGTACCTCGCCTCCGACCCGGCCCCCGACAGCCCGGAGGAGGTCGAGGAGCTCGTCGACCAGGTCACCGCGTTCGGCGAGGGCTGCGTGGAGCGCTCCGGCGAGCTCGCCGGGCACGTCTCGACGGTCGAGGCGGTCCGCGACATGGACGTGCTGCGCGCGGCCCTCGGCGAGCCCGAGCTGCTCTACTTCGGCGCGTCGTACGGCACCCAGCTGGGCGCGACGTACGCCGAGCTGTTCCCCGACCGGGTCGGCCGGATGGTCCTCGACGGCGCCGTCGACGTGTCCCTGACGTCCCGCGAGAAGTCGCTGCAGCAGGCCGCGGGGTTCGAGACCGCGCTGCGGGCGTACGTCGAGGACTGCGTCGCGGGCGGCGACTGCTTCCTGGGCGACAGTGTCGAGGAGGGGCTCACCCGGATCACCGACCTGCTCGACGAGATCGACGCCGAGCCGCTGCCCACCGAGGACGGCCGCGAGCTCGAGATCGGCAGCGCCTTCTACGGGCTGATCACCCCGCTCTACGGGCGCGAGAACTGGCCCCTGCTCGACGCCGGCCTCGAGGGGGCGCTCGAGGGCGACGGCACCGTGCTGATGCTGCTCGCCGACTTCTACGCCTCGCGTGAGTCGGGCCGCTACCTCGACAACAGCGCCGAGGCGATCTTCGCGATCAACTGCCTCGACGACCCGGCGTCCGTACCGGTGGCCGACGTCCCTGGGGAATTCGCGGCGTTCGAGGAGGCCTCGCCGACGCTGGGCCGGATCTTCGCGTGGGGCCTGGTCGGGTGCGCGGGCTTCGAGCCGCGGTCGGCCGAGCCGCCGCTGACGATCCGGGGCGAGGGGGCGGCGCCGATCGTCGTGGTCGGCACCACCCGCGACCCGGCCACGCCGTACGTCTGGGCCGAGGCGCTCGCCGACCAGCTCGCCTCCGCGGTGCTCGTCACCCGCGAGGGCGACGGGCACACCGGCTACAACGCGGGCAACGCGTGCGTCGACGAGGCGATCGAGGCCTACCTGATCGACGGCATCGTGCCCGAGGACGGGCTGCGCTGCTGA
- a CDS encoding LysR family transcriptional regulator, which translates to MLSVHQLTCFLATYEQGSLTRAAEELGYAQPSVSEQIRALERSLGVQLFRRVGRGVVPTTVADTLRPYAERVLSSIDEAERAVQGARSLETGTIRFGMFGTARLYAGAGLVADVLTRYPGVRVELIGQNSTDVQEELRRGRLEAAMIAVAAATSEGMTVTPVARDELVYISADPERVASPVTAHRLSQASLVLPETTWRANDSTRIVLRQMLHEAGRNPQTRIEVEDVETAVELVGMGLADSVVPRGAVDQLLPRLAPNAGWASLRPRQHDVLAIVHRSDATLSPAAQLMIELATRRIQSIAEPIRGQQRSPSSGTMPSIR; encoded by the coding sequence GTGCTTTCTGTGCACCAGCTCACGTGCTTCCTCGCCACCTACGAGCAGGGCTCGCTGACCCGTGCCGCCGAGGAGCTCGGGTACGCCCAGCCCTCGGTCTCCGAGCAGATCCGCGCCCTCGAGCGGTCCCTCGGCGTCCAGCTGTTCCGACGGGTCGGTCGCGGCGTCGTCCCGACGACCGTCGCCGACACCCTGCGGCCGTACGCCGAGCGGGTGCTGTCCTCGATCGACGAGGCGGAGCGCGCGGTGCAGGGCGCCCGGTCGCTGGAGACCGGGACCATCCGGTTCGGGATGTTCGGGACCGCACGGCTCTACGCCGGCGCCGGTCTGGTCGCCGACGTGCTCACCCGCTACCCCGGCGTCCGGGTCGAGCTGATCGGGCAGAACTCCACCGACGTCCAGGAGGAGCTGCGCCGGGGCCGCCTCGAGGCCGCGATGATCGCCGTCGCCGCCGCCACCAGCGAGGGGATGACGGTCACCCCGGTCGCGCGGGACGAGCTCGTCTACATCTCCGCCGACCCCGAGCGGGTCGCCTCCCCCGTCACCGCGCACCGGCTCTCCCAGGCCTCGCTCGTGCTGCCGGAGACGACCTGGCGCGCCAACGACTCCACCCGGATCGTGCTGCGGCAGATGCTGCACGAAGCCGGGCGCAACCCGCAGACCCGGATCGAGGTCGAGGACGTCGAGACCGCCGTCGAGCTGGTCGGCATGGGCCTGGCGGACAGCGTCGTCCCGCGGGGCGCCGTCGACCAGCTGCTCCCCCGGCTCGCGCCGAACGCCGGCTGGGCCTCGCTACGCCCGCGCCAGCACGACGTGCTCGCCATCGTGCACCGCTCCGACGCGACGCTCTCCCCGGCGGCGCAGCTGATGATCGAGCTCGCGACCCGCCGGATCCAGTCGATCGCCGAGCCGATCCGCGGTCAGCAGCGCAGCCCGTCCTCGGGCACGATGCCGTCGATCAGGTAG
- a CDS encoding molybdopterin-dependent oxidoreductase, with protein sequence MRRPPGADPRAWRSPLRGPWFTSVLGAVLLVALPVVALTGLLSYAAYGPGLGQARPADVGWLRLPSFDWPTDPAWLYRLTQGLHVGLGLVLVPVVLAKLWSVAPRLTSWPPVRSPSHLLERLSLLLLVGGLLFEIATGVLNIQYDYLFGFSFYTAHYYGAWVFMAGLVSHVILKLPLLVAALRSRSLREELRTPLASTLPEDPARDLAAPYPADDSLVAVAPAPATVSRRGALALVGGGSLMVLALTAGQTVGGATRQLALLLPRGRDTGDGPNDFPVNRTAEAAGISAAAVGSGWRLVLTGAEGQDPVELDRAALLALPQHTATLPIACVEGWSTTETWTGVRLRDLAALVGVEDPDGAEVESLQESGAFRQAALNAGQAGHADSLLALRVNGVDLSLDHGFPARIIVPAMPGVLNTKWVAAVRFGGR encoded by the coding sequence GTGAGGCGTCCCCCGGGGGCGGACCCACGGGCGTGGCGGAGCCCGCTGCGGGGCCCGTGGTTCACCTCGGTCCTCGGCGCGGTGCTCCTGGTCGCCCTGCCGGTGGTGGCACTCACCGGCCTGCTGTCCTACGCGGCGTACGGGCCGGGCCTGGGGCAGGCCCGCCCCGCCGACGTGGGGTGGCTGCGCCTGCCGTCCTTCGACTGGCCGACCGACCCGGCGTGGCTCTACCGCCTCACCCAGGGGCTGCACGTCGGCCTCGGGCTGGTGCTGGTGCCGGTCGTGCTCGCCAAGCTGTGGTCGGTCGCCCCGCGGCTGACGTCATGGCCCCCCGTGCGCTCGCCGTCGCACCTGCTCGAGCGGCTCTCCCTGCTGCTCCTCGTCGGCGGGCTGCTGTTCGAGATCGCGACCGGCGTGCTGAACATCCAGTACGACTACCTCTTCGGCTTCAGCTTCTACACCGCCCACTACTACGGGGCCTGGGTGTTCATGGCGGGGCTGGTCTCCCACGTCATCCTCAAGCTCCCGCTCCTGGTCGCGGCGCTCCGGTCGCGCTCGCTGCGCGAGGAGCTGCGGACGCCGCTGGCGTCGACCCTCCCGGAGGACCCCGCGCGTGACCTCGCGGCGCCGTACCCCGCCGACGACAGCCTGGTGGCCGTGGCGCCCGCCCCCGCGACCGTGAGCCGCCGGGGCGCGCTGGCCCTGGTGGGCGGCGGCTCGCTGATGGTGCTCGCCCTGACCGCGGGCCAGACGGTCGGCGGCGCCACGCGCCAGCTCGCGCTCCTGCTCCCCCGGGGCCGCGACACCGGCGACGGTCCGAACGACTTCCCGGTCAACCGCACGGCGGAGGCCGCGGGGATCAGCGCGGCGGCCGTGGGCAGCGGCTGGCGGCTGGTCCTCACCGGCGCCGAGGGGCAGGACCCGGTCGAGCTGGACCGAGCAGCGCTCCTGGCCCTGCCCCAGCACACCGCGACGCTCCCGATCGCCTGCGTCGAGGGCTGGTCGACCACCGAGACCTGGACCGGCGTCCGGCTGCGCGACCTGGCCGCCCTGGTCGGCGTCGAGGACCCCGACGGCGCCGAGGTCGAGTCGCTGCAGGAGAGCGGAGCCTTCCGCCAGGCGGCGCTCAACGCAGGCCAGGCGGGGCACGCCGACTCGCTGCTCGCGCTGCGGGTCAACGGCGTCGACCTCTCCCTGGACCACGGCTTCCCCGCGCGGATCATCGTCCCCGCCATGCCTGGGGTGCTCAACACCAAGTGGGTCGCCGCGGTCCGCTTCGGGGGTCGGTGA
- a CDS encoding class I SAM-dependent methyltransferase, translated as MTAELSSAEAMDAAFTGRPCLLVTADGRRRPMTADLWSGPASPADLELLVDPCDGPTLDVGCGPGRLAGALAARAIRVLGIDISAVAVRQTRARGADALRHDVFDDLPVPDRWQHVLLADGNVGLGGQPVRLLRRVAALLVPGGTVLVELSGSGALAVHENVHLQVDGRSTGTFSWATVGEDAIDEVAVSAGLVVDGVRHAGGRQVATLRHPLGAPALWHTG; from the coding sequence ATGACCGCGGAGCTCAGTTCCGCCGAGGCGATGGACGCCGCGTTCACCGGCCGGCCCTGCCTGCTCGTGACGGCCGACGGCCGGCGACGACCGATGACCGCGGACCTGTGGTCGGGACCCGCCTCGCCCGCCGACCTCGAGCTGCTCGTGGACCCCTGCGACGGACCGACCCTCGACGTGGGCTGCGGCCCGGGGCGCCTCGCCGGCGCCCTGGCGGCGCGCGCGATCCGGGTCCTCGGCATCGACATCTCCGCGGTCGCCGTCCGCCAGACCCGCGCCCGCGGCGCCGACGCCCTTCGCCACGACGTCTTCGACGACCTCCCCGTGCCCGACCGGTGGCAGCACGTCCTCCTCGCCGACGGCAACGTCGGTCTGGGCGGCCAGCCCGTCCGGCTGCTGAGGCGGGTGGCGGCCCTGCTCGTCCCCGGCGGCACCGTGCTGGTGGAGCTGTCCGGATCGGGGGCGCTCGCGGTGCACGAGAACGTGCACCTCCAGGTCGACGGGCGCAGCACCGGCACCTTCTCCTGGGCGACCGTGGGCGAGGACGCCATCGACGAGGTCGCCGTCTCGGCCGGTCTGGTCGTGGACGGGGTGCGGCACGCCGGGGGGCGTCAGGTCGCGACGCTGCGGCACCCCCTGGGCGCACCGGCGCTCTGGCACACCGGGTGA
- a CDS encoding TIGR04282 family arsenosugar biosynthesis glycosyltransferase translates to MSARALVVAKVPVPGQAKTRLGADIGMTRAAEVAAAALLDTLAACTEAFGAERCHLALAGDLAEGVLHAEIEAALAGWTVRPQRGDGFAERLVHAHADLASAGPGPVVQVGMDTPQVTPELLLRAVAALDAGRHDAVLGPAEDGGWWVLALRDPRAAAPLRDVAMSTATTYADTRRALEATGMLVATTTTVRDVDTLPDAEAVATSAPGSRFARTWAGVRP, encoded by the coding sequence GTGAGCGCCCGGGCGCTGGTCGTGGCCAAGGTGCCGGTGCCGGGGCAGGCCAAGACGCGGCTCGGCGCCGACATCGGCATGACCCGGGCCGCGGAGGTTGCCGCGGCCGCGCTCCTCGACACCCTGGCCGCGTGCACCGAGGCCTTCGGGGCCGAGCGTTGCCACCTCGCCCTCGCCGGCGACCTCGCGGAGGGCGTCCTGCACGCGGAGATCGAGGCCGCGCTCGCCGGTTGGACGGTCCGGCCCCAGCGCGGTGACGGCTTCGCCGAGCGGCTGGTGCACGCCCACGCAGACCTCGCGTCGGCCGGGCCCGGGCCCGTCGTACAGGTCGGTATGGACACGCCGCAGGTGACCCCGGAGCTGCTGCTCCGTGCTGTCGCCGCGCTCGACGCCGGCCGTCACGACGCGGTGCTGGGCCCGGCCGAGGACGGTGGCTGGTGGGTGCTGGCGCTCCGCGACCCGCGGGCCGCCGCGCCGCTGCGGGACGTGGCGATGTCGACCGCCACGACGTACGCCGACACCCGCCGGGCGCTCGAGGCCACCGGGATGCTGGTGGCGACGACCACAACGGTCCGCGACGTCGACACGCTCCCGGACGCCGAGGCCGTCGCCACGTCCGCCCCCGGAAGCCGCTTCGCGCGGACGTGGGCCGGCGTCCGGCCGTGA
- a CDS encoding glycosyltransferase family 2 protein yields MTVCDLVLPCKDEGPALAALLPRVPDQLAVVVVDNGSLDDTAEVARRLGATVVREDRPGYGAAVHAGVLAATHDLVAVMDGDGSFDPAELLALIDDVASGRADLAVGRRRPVTRGVWPWHARAGNALIVAWLRRRIAMTPHDIAPMRVCRRQALLDLDVQDRRFGYPVELISKATNAGWRVTERDVSYHPRAEGTRSKVSGTVLGTVRTARDFWRVLA; encoded by the coding sequence ATGACCGTCTGCGACCTCGTCCTCCCCTGCAAGGACGAGGGCCCGGCGCTCGCCGCGCTGCTCCCCCGGGTCCCCGACCAGCTCGCGGTGGTGGTGGTCGACAACGGCTCGCTCGACGACACCGCCGAGGTGGCCCGCCGGCTCGGCGCCACCGTGGTCCGGGAGGACCGCCCGGGGTACGGCGCGGCGGTGCACGCCGGCGTGCTCGCCGCGACGCACGACCTGGTCGCGGTGATGGACGGCGACGGCTCGTTCGACCCCGCCGAGCTGCTGGCGCTCATCGACGACGTCGCGTCCGGCCGTGCCGACCTGGCCGTGGGCCGCCGGCGGCCGGTCACCCGCGGGGTCTGGCCCTGGCACGCCCGCGCGGGCAACGCGCTGATCGTGGCGTGGCTGCGCCGGCGGATCGCCATGACGCCCCACGACATCGCCCCGATGCGGGTCTGCCGCCGCCAGGCGCTCCTCGACCTCGACGTGCAGGACCGGCGCTTCGGGTATCCCGTGGAGCTGATCTCGAAGGCGACGAACGCCGGGTGGCGCGTGACGGAGCGGGACGTCTCCTACCACCCCCGCGCGGAGGGCACCCGTTCCAAGGTCTCCGGCACGGTGCTCGGGACCGTGCGCACGGCGCGGGACTTCTGGCGGGTGCTGGCGTGA
- a CDS encoding NAD-dependent epimerase/dehydratase family protein has product MRVLLTGSAGFIGTAIGTALEAAGHDVVRVDLMLDKAHGRAEPPPGTHLLDVRDAGAWGPDLLAEVDAVCHQAAVVGAGVTVADLPEYAGHNDLGTAALLAAMHAAGVDRLVLASSMVVYGEGRYICPEHGEQAPPPRTRAALDAGDFENRCPVCGAALGWAVVDEDARLDPRSSYAASKLAQEHYASAWVRQADAAAVALRYHNVYGPGMPRDTPYSGVAAMFRSSLERGERPRVFEDGAQVRDFVHVDDVARANVAALEAVTAERTGRYAAYNVASGHPITIREVAELVGRGVGGGIAPEVTGGYRLGDVRHVVASPERAKAGLGFTAQVHPAAGLETFATAPLRA; this is encoded by the coding sequence GTGAGGGTGCTGCTGACCGGCTCCGCCGGGTTCATCGGCACAGCGATCGGCACCGCCCTCGAGGCGGCGGGGCACGACGTGGTCCGGGTCGACCTGATGCTCGACAAGGCCCACGGCCGCGCCGAGCCGCCGCCGGGGACGCACCTCCTCGACGTCCGGGACGCTGGCGCCTGGGGACCGGACCTGCTGGCCGAGGTGGACGCGGTGTGCCACCAGGCAGCCGTCGTCGGCGCGGGCGTCACGGTGGCCGACCTCCCCGAGTACGCCGGCCACAACGACCTCGGCACCGCCGCGCTGCTCGCCGCGATGCACGCGGCCGGCGTCGACCGGCTGGTGCTCGCCTCCTCGATGGTCGTGTACGGCGAGGGGCGCTACATCTGCCCCGAGCACGGCGAGCAGGCCCCGCCACCGCGCACGCGCGCCGCGCTCGACGCGGGCGACTTCGAGAACCGGTGCCCGGTCTGCGGCGCGGCCCTGGGGTGGGCGGTCGTGGACGAGGACGCCCGGCTGGACCCGCGCAGCTCCTACGCCGCCAGCAAGCTCGCCCAGGAGCACTACGCGTCGGCGTGGGTGCGGCAGGCGGACGCCGCCGCGGTCGCCCTGCGCTACCACAACGTCTACGGACCGGGCATGCCCCGGGACACGCCGTACTCCGGGGTGGCGGCGATGTTCCGCTCCTCCCTCGAGCGCGGTGAGCGGCCCCGGGTCTTCGAGGACGGGGCGCAGGTGCGCGACTTCGTGCACGTCGACGACGTCGCCCGCGCCAACGTCGCCGCGCTCGAGGCCGTCACCGCCGAGCGCACCGGCCGGTACGCGGCGTACAACGTCGCCTCCGGGCACCCGATCACCATCCGCGAGGTCGCGGAGCTGGTGGGCCGGGGCGTCGGGGGCGGGATCGCGCCCGAGGTGACCGGCGGCTACCGCCTCGGGGACGTGCGGCACGTCGTCGCGAGCCCGGAGCGGGCCAAGGCCGGGCTCGGGTTCACCGCGCAGGTGCACCCCGCGGCCGGGCTCGAGACGTTCGCGACCGCTCCGCTGCGGGCCTGA
- a CDS encoding S-methyl-5'-thioadenosine phosphorylase, with protein MDERIADVAVIGGTGFYSFLDDAEEHKVDTPYGAPSAPISVGTVAGRRVAFVPRHGRHHEHPPHAIPYRANLWALRSLGVRQVLGPCAVGGLRPEVAPGDLVVPDQLVDRTHRRVGSFVESGAVHLPFADPYCDRLSEALAGADPQVRRGGTMVVVEGPRFSTRAESQQYAAAGWSLINMTGAPEAALARELGQCYAPLALVTDMDAGIDAGAGVGQEEIFALFRENLERLTALLTRVVADLPDPARCTCSTWSDGIELTYEVPGP; from the coding sequence ATGGACGAACGCATCGCCGACGTGGCGGTCATCGGCGGCACGGGGTTCTACTCCTTCCTCGACGACGCGGAGGAGCACAAGGTCGACACGCCGTACGGCGCCCCCTCGGCGCCGATCTCGGTCGGCACGGTCGCCGGCCGGCGGGTGGCGTTCGTGCCGCGGCACGGACGGCACCACGAGCACCCGCCGCACGCGATCCCGTACCGCGCGAACCTCTGGGCGCTGCGCTCGCTCGGGGTCCGCCAGGTCCTGGGCCCGTGCGCGGTCGGGGGCCTGCGGCCGGAGGTGGCGCCGGGCGACCTGGTCGTGCCCGACCAGCTCGTCGACCGCACCCACCGCCGGGTCGGGTCCTTCGTGGAGTCCGGGGCGGTCCACCTGCCCTTCGCCGACCCCTACTGCGACCGGCTGTCGGAGGCGCTCGCCGGCGCCGACCCGCAGGTGCGGCGCGGCGGCACGATGGTGGTGGTCGAGGGCCCCCGCTTCTCCACGCGCGCCGAGTCGCAGCAGTACGCCGCGGCGGGCTGGTCGCTCATCAACATGACCGGCGCCCCCGAGGCGGCGCTGGCCCGCGAGCTGGGCCAGTGCTACGCCCCGCTGGCGCTGGTGACCGACATGGACGCCGGCATCGACGCCGGGGCCGGGGTCGGCCAGGAGGAGATCTTCGCGCTGTTCCGGGAGAACCTGGAGCGGCTCACCGCCCTGCTGACCCGGGTGGTCGCCGACCTCCCCGACCCCGCCAGGTGCACGTGCTCCACCTGGTCGGACGGGATCGAGCTCACCTACGAGGTGCCGGGACCGTGA
- a CDS encoding TetR/AcrR family transcriptional regulator, producing the protein MSNDEYVDADTDVVDGVAKPSVRAALSRDRIVGAAVDFIDEEGLPGPTMRRLGQRLGVEAMSLYRYVPSREDLLDAVVEHVMAEMEADPDVVDSPVNGWQDFLQRLAHAVRRMGIAHPKVFPLVASRPLEAPWLRPPLRNVSWVERFLNALLEEGFDDDGAVGAYRAFSSFLLGHLLLEVAIHGADVGPLDTLEEDNHDRDLSEYPTVARLRPSLSEDQSAIEFEDALEELLRRLELIRNGTV; encoded by the coding sequence GTGAGCAACGACGAGTACGTCGACGCCGACACCGACGTGGTGGACGGCGTAGCCAAGCCCTCGGTGCGGGCCGCGCTGAGCCGGGACCGGATCGTCGGGGCTGCCGTCGACTTCATCGACGAGGAGGGCCTCCCGGGCCCGACCATGCGCAGGTTGGGGCAGCGCCTGGGCGTCGAGGCGATGTCGCTGTACCGGTACGTCCCGAGCCGCGAGGACCTCCTGGACGCCGTCGTCGAGCACGTGATGGCCGAGATGGAGGCCGACCCCGACGTCGTCGACTCCCCGGTGAACGGCTGGCAGGACTTCCTCCAACGTCTCGCCCACGCCGTACGTCGGATGGGCATCGCCCACCCCAAGGTCTTCCCGCTGGTCGCGTCCCGGCCGCTGGAGGCGCCCTGGCTGCGGCCGCCGCTGCGCAACGTGTCGTGGGTCGAGCGCTTCCTCAACGCCCTGCTCGAGGAGGGCTTCGACGACGACGGCGCGGTCGGCGCCTACCGCGCCTTCTCCAGCTTCCTGCTCGGGCACCTGCTCCTCGAGGTCGCCATCCACGGCGCCGACGTCGGCCCCCTCGACACCCTCGAGGAGGACAACCACGACCGCGACCTCAGCGAGTACCCGACGGTGGCCCGCCTGCGGCCCTCGCTCTCCGAGGACCAGTCCGCCATCGAGTTCGAGGACGCGCTCGAGGAGCTGCTGCGGCGGCTCGAGCTGATTCGCAACGGGACCGTCTGA